A DNA window from Maribellus comscasis contains the following coding sequences:
- a CDS encoding hexokinase family protein produces MSKIEQFLKAHKLSASFLDMKSITDNFIADMKGGLEGEKSSLMMIPTYIGAEGSIKPNEPVVAIDAGGTNFRAVKMSFDDKMNLVTENLQQRKMPAVDEELSNKEFFATLAAYLTQYKEVSDKIGFCFSYAVEIYPNKDGKLLEWSKEVKAPEVIGQMVGENLLQSMGTPNKQIVLMNDTVSTLLAGQAATAGQEFDTYLGFILGTGTNVCYIEKNANITKTPNLNQNESQIINIESGNFDKMLRTDIDIAFDNTTKNPGRYSFEKMISGGYFGGLCTTALKTAANEDVFSAETKVKLKNVGEFTSEEVNKYVCGIELKTNPLTDVFVTEEDAAAAAEIINAMIQRSAKLTAASLAAVILKTGKAKTPEKPVLMTIEGTTFYKMNNFRILFEAFLQGFLSGENKRYYEIVEVPNSSLIGAGIAALVN; encoded by the coding sequence ATGAGCAAAATAGAGCAATTCTTAAAAGCACACAAACTGTCGGCTTCATTTTTAGACATGAAGTCAATAACCGATAATTTTATTGCAGATATGAAAGGTGGCCTCGAAGGCGAAAAAAGTTCCCTGATGATGATTCCTACCTATATCGGGGCCGAAGGAAGTATCAAACCCAATGAACCGGTGGTTGCCATCGATGCGGGAGGAACAAATTTCAGGGCAGTGAAAATGTCGTTTGACGATAAAATGAATTTGGTGACTGAAAACCTTCAGCAAAGAAAAATGCCTGCCGTTGACGAAGAATTATCAAACAAAGAATTTTTTGCTACATTGGCCGCATACCTCACACAATATAAAGAAGTATCAGATAAAATAGGTTTTTGCTTTTCCTATGCTGTAGAAATCTATCCAAATAAAGATGGAAAGCTACTGGAATGGAGTAAAGAGGTAAAAGCCCCCGAAGTTATCGGGCAAATGGTTGGCGAAAACCTGCTTCAGTCCATGGGAACACCCAACAAACAAATTGTTCTGATGAACGACACTGTATCGACACTGTTGGCTGGTCAGGCTGCAACTGCGGGGCAGGAATTTGATACTTATCTTGGATTTATTCTGGGTACCGGAACAAATGTTTGTTACATCGAAAAAAATGCAAACATTACCAAAACACCAAACCTAAATCAAAATGAAAGTCAGATTATCAATATTGAATCCGGTAATTTTGATAAAATGCTTCGTACCGATATTGACATCGCCTTTGACAATACAACCAAAAACCCGGGAAGATATTCTTTTGAAAAAATGATCTCGGGTGGTTATTTTGGAGGACTGTGTACAACAGCGCTTAAAACAGCAGCCAACGAAGATGTATTTAGCGCCGAAACAAAAGTAAAACTGAAAAATGTAGGCGAGTTTACATCGGAAGAGGTAAATAAATATGTATGCGGAATTGAACTCAAAACAAATCCGTTGACAGACGTTTTTGTAACAGAAGAAGATGCTGCAGCCGCTGCTGAAATCATCAATGCCATGATTCAGCGTTCAGCCAAACTTACTGCTGCCAGCCTAGCCGCTGTTATTCTGAAAACCGGAAAAGCCAAAACTCCGGAGAAACCTGTTTTAATGACCATTGAAGGAACAACCTTTTATAAAATGAATAACTTCAGGATTCTGTTCGAAGCATTTTTGCAGGGATTTCTTTCAGGCGAAAACAAAAGATATTACGAAATCGTGGAAGTTCCTAACTCCAGCCTTATTGGAGCCGGAATTGCCGCGCTTGTAAACTAG
- a CDS encoding TlpA family protein disulfide reductase — MRKFYKGIIIAIISVIGGFLTYQVIEDYSEKKEVEKQTQILPDASFNSLSGIPVNLHDFNQTQPLVIIYFHPECEHCQYEAQEIGQNAYAFNHCQLVMVTPDDSLQRVENFCSDYHLWELDNCEVLLDTKNRFQKVFGKAIIPSVYIYATNRKLITHFLGETKSEAIINATNNTFTKH; from the coding sequence ATGAGAAAGTTTTACAAAGGCATTATAATTGCAATTATATCTGTTATAGGCGGATTCTTAACCTATCAGGTTATAGAAGACTATAGCGAAAAAAAAGAAGTCGAAAAACAGACTCAGATTTTACCTGACGCTTCATTTAATTCTTTATCCGGAATTCCGGTCAACCTCCATGATTTCAACCAAACCCAACCTTTGGTCATCATCTATTTTCACCCTGAATGCGAGCACTGCCAATATGAAGCGCAGGAAATCGGGCAAAATGCATACGCCTTTAATCATTGTCAATTGGTAATGGTTACACCCGACGATTCGTTGCAACGGGTGGAGAACTTTTGCTCGGATTACCATTTATGGGAACTGGATAACTGTGAGGTTTTACTTGATACAAAAAACCGGTTTCAAAAAGTTTTTGGAAAAGCCATAATACCCTCGGTTTATATTTATGCAACCAACAGAAAACTCATCACGCATTTCCTTGGAGAAACCAAATCCGAAGCAATTATTAATGCTACAAACAACACATTTACAAAGCACTAA
- a CDS encoding DUF2059 domain-containing protein yields MTRFFYVLGFLLASLLTTAQTDDFENDIEKLLSINGGSAAYDMAFDQMVAQFKMMKTDAPDEVWQQVRTEVFDTEIEELTKQLIPVYKKHFTHDDIKELIAFYE; encoded by the coding sequence ATGACGCGATTTTTTTATGTTCTTGGCTTTTTACTGGCAAGCTTGCTAACCACAGCCCAAACTGACGATTTTGAAAACGACATTGAAAAACTTTTATCGATTAACGGAGGTTCGGCAGCTTACGATATGGCATTCGACCAAATGGTTGCCCAGTTCAAAATGATGAAAACCGACGCCCCTGACGAGGTGTGGCAACAGGTGCGTACAGAAGTTTTCGATACGGAAATTGAGGAATTGACCAAACAACTTATTCCGGTGTATAAAAAACACTTTACCCACGACGACATTAAAGAACTAATTGCTTTTTACGAGTAG
- a CDS encoding cysteine peptidase family C39 domain-containing protein has translation MPSDLNIHHIKQTFVKQYSQFYCGLACLASIVKYYGGETTQEKLREQSGTTLNGTSLLGLYQAAQNLGFDVAGYEAETKNLKELKEPVILHILKDEKLEHFVVCYGFENSKFTIGDPGWGITQYAEEELAAVWKSKALLKLVPGKNFVTKKNESQSKRKWFLQLIKDDYPVLGIAAFLGIVISSLSLATAIFSQKLIDQILPGKDIRTLVFGVIIFGTILLARSLISYVRGIFLVRQSKEMNTRLISNFFGKLLYLPKPFFDSTSTGDMVARMNDAQRIQRAVVQLSSQVVIDVMIVLVSAGYIFFYSVSTGFISLFSIPIFELLAWRYNRRVIAAQRNVMQSYAATESKYIDTITGVKTIKTFHRENLFAKVVNTVYEFFMQKVFELGLLGAKINLWISAASAMLLTGIISWSAYLVLNTKSCWDR, from the coding sequence ATGCCTTCTGATCTCAACATTCACCACATAAAACAAACCTTTGTAAAACAGTACAGCCAGTTTTATTGTGGCCTGGCATGCCTGGCATCCATTGTAAAGTATTACGGCGGTGAAACCACACAGGAAAAACTGCGGGAGCAAAGCGGCACCACCCTAAACGGTACAAGCCTTTTGGGCTTGTACCAGGCGGCGCAAAATCTGGGTTTTGATGTGGCCGGATATGAAGCTGAAACAAAAAACCTGAAAGAATTAAAAGAGCCGGTAATACTGCATATTTTAAAAGATGAAAAGCTGGAGCACTTTGTGGTTTGTTATGGTTTTGAAAATAGTAAATTTACCATCGGCGATCCCGGCTGGGGAATAACACAATACGCCGAAGAAGAACTGGCAGCCGTATGGAAAAGCAAAGCTTTGTTAAAACTCGTGCCCGGTAAAAATTTCGTAACCAAAAAAAATGAGTCCCAAAGCAAACGGAAATGGTTTTTACAACTGATTAAAGATGATTACCCGGTATTGGGAATCGCTGCTTTTCTTGGAATCGTAATTTCGTCGTTGAGTTTAGCTACGGCAATTTTTTCGCAAAAGCTAATCGACCAGATTCTACCTGGAAAAGATATCCGCACCCTTGTATTTGGAGTAATTATTTTTGGTACTATTTTGTTGGCAAGATCATTAATCAGTTATGTCCGTGGCATCTTCCTCGTGCGTCAAAGCAAGGAAATGAATACTCGGTTGATTTCAAACTTTTTTGGCAAACTGCTTTACCTGCCTAAACCTTTTTTCGACAGTACCTCAACCGGCGATATGGTAGCCCGCATGAACGATGCCCAACGTATTCAACGGGCGGTTGTCCAGTTGAGCAGCCAAGTAGTTATTGATGTGATGATAGTTTTGGTTTCCGCCGGTTATATCTTTTTCTATTCCGTTTCAACCGGTTTTATCAGCTTATTTTCCATACCCATTTTCGAGTTGCTGGCCTGGCGCTACAACCGCAGGGTAATTGCCGCACAACGTAATGTAATGCAATCGTATGCCGCCACCGAAAGTAAATACATCGATACCATTACCGGGGTAAAAACCATAAAAACTTTTCACCGCGAAAACCTGTTTGCCAAAGTGGTAAATACAGTTTACGAATTTTTTATGCAAAAAGTGTTTGAATTGGGTTTACTGGGAGCAAAAATCAACCTTTGGATTTCAGCCGCCAGCGCAATGCTGCTTACCGGCATAATTTCATGGTCTGCGTATCTCGTTTTAAACACCAAATCATGTTGGGACAGATGA
- a CDS encoding ATP-binding cassette domain-containing protein: MLGQMMAIITLIGSLGTSVVNIAMANIQFQEAKIAFDRMYEFASAKPETESQNKSKKFRTDNSSTSLNQLRVENLNFRFPGKSLLLKNINFNVKKGEIITLFGEIGCGKSTLLSILQRFHSFESGKIKINNENWDNTSLYQWREKVTSVSQHVQLFNGTILENICLEENPDAEKVIQFCQEYGFHSFIMEFQQEYATIVNENSTNLSGGQRQLIALARALYSYPQLLLLDEATAAMGRRTEHFVIELLQRIKTDMTIIFVTHRPQLARYTDRIYVIEDKTVSAVGAHEKLIQINQFYKDAFLELVDNQA; the protein is encoded by the coding sequence ATGTTGGGACAGATGATGGCCATCATCACCCTGATCGGCAGCCTGGGGACATCAGTGGTAAATATTGCCATGGCAAATATTCAGTTTCAGGAAGCAAAAATTGCATTTGACAGAATGTATGAATTTGCATCGGCAAAACCCGAAACTGAATCCCAAAATAAAAGTAAAAAGTTCAGAACCGACAATTCCTCAACTTCATTAAACCAGTTACGTGTCGAAAATCTAAACTTCCGATTTCCGGGGAAAAGCCTTCTCCTGAAAAATATCAATTTCAATGTAAAAAAAGGAGAAATTATTACACTTTTTGGTGAAATTGGTTGTGGGAAAAGTACCTTGCTTTCCATTCTTCAACGGTTTCATTCATTTGAATCCGGGAAAATAAAAATTAATAACGAAAATTGGGATAACACTTCCCTATATCAATGGAGAGAAAAGGTTACTTCTGTTTCCCAACACGTGCAATTGTTTAACGGAACCATCCTGGAGAACATTTGTTTGGAAGAAAATCCGGATGCAGAGAAAGTAATTCAATTCTGTCAGGAATATGGTTTTCATTCCTTTATTATGGAATTTCAACAAGAATATGCAACTATTGTTAATGAAAACAGTACCAACCTGTCGGGAGGACAACGACAATTAATAGCGCTTGCCCGGGCGTTGTACAGCTATCCCCAGCTTCTGTTACTAGACGAAGCAACGGCTGCCATGGGGCGACGGACGGAACATTTTGTTATCGAACTGCTTCAACGCATAAAAACTGATATGACAATTATATTTGTCACCCATCGTCCTCAACTTGCCCGGTATACCGACAGAATTTATGTCATTGAAGATAAAACTGTTTCCGCAGTTGGAGCTCATGAAAAATTAATTCAAATAAACCAATTTTACAAAGATGCATTTCTGGAACTGGTAGACAATCAGGCCTAA
- a CDS encoding alpha/beta hydrolase family protein translates to MRQQRFLSAFVLFFFLQTISFAQETNQQRVLGNWSGNIELPTAKLGVIFRISAEDDSLSCKMDVPLQGAENLPVSKVSLEKEKIILTVKMIQGVYEGQLKNDSTLEGTWEQRGAKFPLTLKKTKTITKLKRPQTPQGPFPYFSEEVEYSNPKSGFLLAGTLTIPEDTNNCPAVILISGSGAQDRDETIFQHKPFWVIADFLSRNGIAVLRVDDRGVGGSEGHLSEATSEDFAGDVIAGIDFLKSKDRINPEKIGLIGHSEGGLIAPLVASQTKDVAFIVLLAGPGITGEQILYKQNDLLLAAMGMDQNAIDKNRKLQQAIFNIIQTEKDSAKQIDRLQRAYSNGMYPMLNAEQKVAIDAQVAEVNNAWFRFFLSYDPAPTLKKVKCPVLALNGAKDLQVPANINLNAIKEALKEGGNTNFKTIKLEQLNHLFQQCKTGTVSEYGEIEETISPEVLEIIKNWIDSVSR, encoded by the coding sequence ATGAGACAGCAACGATTTCTATCCGCCTTTGTTCTGTTTTTTTTCCTCCAAACAATAAGCTTCGCGCAGGAAACAAACCAACAAAGAGTCCTTGGAAACTGGAGCGGAAATATTGAACTTCCAACCGCAAAGCTGGGAGTTATTTTCAGAATAAGCGCAGAAGACGACAGCCTTTCCTGCAAAATGGATGTGCCATTGCAGGGGGCAGAAAACTTACCTGTTAGTAAAGTTTCGCTGGAAAAAGAAAAAATAATACTCACTGTAAAAATGATTCAGGGAGTTTATGAAGGTCAATTAAAAAACGACTCTACCCTTGAAGGAACATGGGAACAGCGGGGAGCAAAATTTCCGCTTACATTAAAGAAAACAAAAACCATTACCAAACTAAAAAGACCACAAACACCGCAAGGCCCGTTTCCCTATTTCTCAGAAGAAGTGGAGTATTCCAATCCGAAATCCGGTTTTCTACTGGCCGGAACGCTAACGATTCCTGAGGATACCAACAATTGCCCGGCAGTCATTTTAATTTCAGGCTCCGGTGCTCAGGACCGCGACGAAACCATTTTTCAACACAAGCCCTTTTGGGTCATTGCCGACTTTCTCAGTCGTAACGGAATTGCGGTTTTACGTGTTGACGACCGTGGAGTGGGTGGTTCTGAAGGCCATTTATCAGAGGCAACCAGTGAAGATTTTGCCGGCGACGTTATTGCCGGAATTGATTTTCTAAAGTCAAAAGATAGAATTAATCCGGAGAAAATTGGTCTCATCGGACACAGCGAAGGTGGGTTGATTGCGCCTCTTGTTGCCAGCCAAACGAAAGATGTTGCGTTTATTGTTCTTCTGGCAGGACCAGGAATTACGGGCGAACAAATTCTATATAAACAAAACGATTTGTTGCTGGCCGCAATGGGAATGGACCAAAATGCGATTGATAAAAATCGCAAATTACAGCAAGCCATTTTTAATATTATTCAGACAGAAAAAGACTCCGCCAAACAAATTGATCGGCTACAGCGTGCCTATTCCAACGGAATGTACCCAATGTTAAATGCAGAACAAAAAGTCGCAATTGATGCACAGGTTGCGGAAGTAAACAATGCCTGGTTTCGCTTTTTCCTCTCTTACGATCCGGCGCCAACATTAAAAAAAGTAAAGTGCCCGGTACTCGCGCTAAACGGAGCAAAAGACTTGCAGGTTCCGGCTAACATTAACCTGAATGCCATAAAAGAAGCGCTTAAAGAAGGAGGAAACACAAACTTCAAGACCATAAAACTGGAACAGCTGAACCACCTTTTTCAACAGTGTAAAACCGGTACCGTTTCAGAATACGGGGAAATTGAAGAAACCATTTCGCCGGAAGTTTTGGAAATAATAAAAAATTGGATTGACAGCGTTTCAAGGTAA
- a CDS encoding Nramp family divalent metal transporter: protein MSTKKRILNILFWSVVSAAFIGPGTITTAAKSGAAFGNELLWALLFSTLACLLLQEAAARLTMVSGKNLGQAIVEQFNASKSKWLVLSLVLGAIVLGAAAYEMGNLLGAVAGFQLIFNLPSYVLVLIIGTVAAVILSIPSLKIISTIMGFLVVIMGLGFLITAFLIQPSFAEIFKGAFVPRIPSETGAGVLVLGLIGTTIVPYNLFLGSGISSQKQKIKEMRFGLAVAVLLGGLFSMAVLIVGTSVTGKFSFEELSLALQQQMGIGGKYLLGFGLFAAGFTSTVTAPLAAAITLKSLFGNKNQKKWEAKSLNFKIGWIVVLLAGVAFAAGNVKPIPAIILAQALNGFLLPFISIFLFIVINNSGITGKENSNPLWLNILMILVIFITLIIGLNSAVKAVYSAITSGSISGNKYLIFIGLISAVISIYIWIKARRKNND from the coding sequence ATGTCAACAAAAAAACGCATTCTCAACATCCTTTTTTGGTCGGTGGTTTCGGCTGCATTTATCGGGCCGGGAACCATCACAACGGCTGCCAAATCGGGCGCAGCATTTGGAAACGAATTACTCTGGGCTTTACTTTTTTCTACGCTGGCCTGTCTGTTATTACAGGAAGCCGCCGCGCGACTGACAATGGTTTCCGGGAAAAACCTGGGACAAGCCATTGTGGAACAGTTTAACGCCAGCAAATCAAAATGGCTGGTTTTGTCATTGGTTTTGGGCGCCATTGTTTTAGGGGCTGCCGCCTACGAAATGGGAAACTTACTCGGTGCTGTTGCCGGCTTTCAGTTGATCTTTAATTTGCCGTCCTACGTTTTGGTACTGATAATCGGAACTGTGGCAGCCGTAATTTTAAGTATTCCCTCACTAAAAATAATTTCCACGATTATGGGATTTTTAGTCGTAATTATGGGGCTCGGTTTTCTTATCACAGCTTTTCTCATCCAGCCTTCCTTTGCCGAAATTTTCAAAGGCGCCTTCGTTCCGCGTATTCCTTCGGAAACAGGGGCGGGCGTTCTGGTTCTCGGCCTGATTGGAACCACCATCGTTCCTTATAATTTATTTCTGGGATCTGGAATTTCATCACAAAAACAAAAGATAAAAGAAATGCGGTTTGGACTGGCCGTTGCGGTTCTGCTGGGCGGACTTTTCTCCATGGCAGTTTTAATTGTGGGCACCTCGGTTACCGGAAAATTTTCTTTTGAGGAACTCTCGCTGGCACTGCAGCAGCAAATGGGAATCGGCGGAAAATATTTGTTGGGATTTGGCCTTTTTGCTGCCGGATTTACATCCACCGTAACCGCGCCACTGGCCGCTGCCATTACGTTGAAAAGTTTGTTTGGAAATAAAAACCAAAAAAAATGGGAAGCCAAATCACTCAATTTTAAAATCGGATGGATAGTTGTTTTACTTGCAGGAGTTGCCTTTGCGGCAGGAAATGTAAAACCAATTCCGGCTATCATTCTGGCGCAGGCACTCAACGGTTTCCTGCTGCCTTTTATTAGTATATTTTTGTTTATCGTCATCAATAATTCGGGCATAACAGGAAAGGAAAATTCAAATCCGCTCTGGCTAAACATTTTAATGATTTTAGTAATTTTTATAACCTTGATTATCGGATTAAACAGCGCGGTAAAAGCGGTTTATTCGGCAATTACTTCAGGAAGTATTTCAGGAAATAAGTATCTTATTTTCATTGGGTTAATTTCGGCAGTAATTTCCATCTATATATGGATAAAAGCCCGCCGCAAGAATAATGACTAA